A section of the Paramisgurnus dabryanus chromosome 4, PD_genome_1.1, whole genome shotgun sequence genome encodes:
- the ube2kb gene encoding ubiquitin-conjugating enzyme E2Kb (UBC1 homolog, yeast), with translation MANIAVQRIKREFKEVLKSEETSKNQIKVDLVDENFTELKGEIAGPPDTPYEGGRYQLEIKIPETYPFNPPKVRFITKIWHPNISSVTGAICLDILKDQWAAAMTLRTVLLSLQALLAAAEPDDPQDAVVANQYKQNPEMFKQTARLWSHVYAGAPVSSPEYTRKIDKLCAMGFDKNAVIVALSSKSWDVETATELLLSN, from the exons ATGGCAAATATCGCTGTGCAGAGGATCAAGCGAGAATTCAAAGAAGTGCTGAAAAGCGAAGAG acaagtaaaaatcaaataaaagtaGACCTGGTGGATGAAAACTTTACAGAGTTAAAAGGAGAAATAGCAGGACCACCAGACACACCGTATGAAG GAGGCAGATATCAGCTTGAAATCAAGATCCCTGAGACATATCCCTTTAATCCACCCAAG GTGCGGTTTATCACAAAGATCTGGCATCCCAATATAAGTTCAGTTACCGGGGCGATATGTTTGGACATTTTAAAAGACCAGTG GGCTGCTGCTATGACACTGCGTACAGTTCTCCTTTCACTACAGGCTCTGTTAGCTGCCGCAGAGCCAGATGATCCACAAGATGCTGTGGTAGCCAACCAG TATAAGCAAAATCCAGAAATGTTCAAACAGACCGCTCGACTCTGGTCTCACGTATACGCTGGTGCTCCTGTGTCCAGTCCCGAGTACACACGCAAAATAGACAAACTTTGTGCAATGGGCTTTGACAAA AATGCAGTAATAGTAGCTTTGTCTTCAAAATCGTGGGATGTGGAGACGGCAACAGAGCTGCTACTAAGCAACTGA
- the rpl9 gene encoding large ribosomal subunit protein uL6 produces MKTILSSQTVDIPDNVTVSLKGRKVMVSGPRGILRREFNHINLELSLLGKKQKKLRVDKWWGNRKELATVRTICSHVQNMIKGVTLGFRFKMRSVYAHFPINVVIQESGSLVEIRNFLGEKYIRRVRMRAGVSCAVSAAQKDELVLEGNDIELVSNSAALIQQATTVKNKDIRKFLDGIYVSEKGTVLEQES; encoded by the exons ATGAAGACCATTCTCAGTAGCCAGACTGTGGACATCCCCGACAACG TCACTGTGTCCCTCAAGGGGCGCAAAGTGATGGTGTCGGGACCCCGTGGCATCCTTCGTCGGGAGTTCAACCACATTAACCTGGAGCTCAGTCTGCTGGGCaagaaacagaaaaag CTGCGTGTTGATAAGTGGTGGGGTAACAGAAAGGAGTTGGCCACAGTACGCACCATCTGCAGTCACGTCCAGAACATGATCAAAGGTGTCACACTG GGCTTCAGATTCAAGATGCGATCTGTGTATGCCCATTTCCCTATTAACGTGGTAATTCAGGAATCTGGCTCTCTGGTGGAGATCAGAAACTTCTTGGGAGAGAAGTATATCCGCCGTGTCCGCATGAGGGCAG gTGTGTCATGTGCAGTGTCAGCTGCCCAGAAAGACGAGCTGGTTCTGGAGGGTAATGATATTGAGCTGGTGTCAAACTCAG CTGCCCTCATCCAGCAGGCAACCACAGTGAAAAATAAGGATATCAGAAAGTTCCTGGATGGTATTTACGTCTCTGAGAAGGGAACTGTATTGGAGCAGGAGTCATAG
- the smim14 gene encoding small integral membrane protein 14, giving the protein MAEGGFDPCECICSHNHAMRRLINLLRQSQSYCTDTECLQEMPGPNSSVEGDITMPMIIMGWLVLALVLFLFRPASLRGPTASSKPTSPHGNHGREPPAPPVD; this is encoded by the exons ATGGCGGAAGGAGGTTTTGACCCATGTGAGTGCATTTGCTCTCATAACCATGCTATGAGGAGGCTCATTAACCTG CTGAGGCAATCCCAGTCCTATTGCACAGACACAGAGTGCCTTCAGGAGA TGCCAGGACCCAATTCCTCAGTAGAAGGGGACATCACTATGCCcatgattattatgggatggcTAGTTCTGGCTCTTGTGCTTTTTCTGTTCCGCCCTGCCAGTTTAAGGGGCCCTACAGCCAGCAGCAAGCCCACTAGTCCACATGGT AATCATGGCAGAGAGCCACCAGCCCCACCAGTGGACTAG
- the lias gene encoding lipoyl synthase, mitochondrial, which yields MALINRSCTAAARYSSNQLFLPSKCFEVSHVYSNRLTSAANTSATHTEKKKEIKEDGLNLQDFISGELSEKSKWEEYRGSLKREKGERLRLPPWLKTEIPIGKNFNKLKSTLRNLNLHTVCEEARCPNIGECWGGGEHATATATIMLMGDTCTRGCRFCSVKTARRPPPLDPDEPYNTAKAIAAWGLDYVVLTSVDRDDIPDGGAEHFAKTVSNLKERNPTILVECLTPDFRGDLASVEKVALSGLDVYAHNVETVKELQRFARDPRANFNQSLSVLRHAKKVKPSLLTKTSLMLGLGETDSQIHATLNELRDSGVDCLTLGQYMQPTKRHLKVEEYVTPDKFAYWEKVGKELGFIYTASGPLVRSSYKAGEFFLKNLLEKRKTAGAKATED from the exons ATGGCGTTGATCAACCGGAGTTGTACTGCGGCGGCTCGATATTCCTCTAATCAATTGTTTTTACCATCAAAATGCTTTGAAGTGTCACAC GTTTACTCTAACAGACTGACATCTGCTGCCAACACATCAGCCACACATACAGAGAAGAAAAAGGAGATTAAAGAAGATGGGCTCAACCTGCAGGACTTTATATCAGGAGAGCTGTCAGAAAAGAGCAAGTGGGAGGAATACAGAGGTAGCTTAAAGAGAGAGAAGGGAGAACG ACTAAGGCTTCCGCCGTGGCTAAAGACAGAAATCCCAATAGGAAAGAACTTCAACAAACTAAAAAGCACGCTCAGAAATCTAAACCTACACACA GTCTGTGAGGAAGCCAGATGTCCCAATATCGGTGAATGCTGGGGAGGAGGAGAGCATGCTACTGCTACAGCAACCATCATG TTAATGGGGGACACATGTACACGAGGCTGTAGGTTCTGTTCGGTTAAAACAGCAAGACGCCCTCCTCCCCTTGATCCTGATGAGCCATATAACACAGCCAAAGCCATAGCAGCATGGGGACTGGACTATGTAGTACTCACGTCAGTGGACAGAGATG ATATTCCTGATGGTGGGGCTGAGCATTTTGCAAAGACCGTCTCCAACCTTAAAGAGAG GAATCCTACTATCTTGGTGGAGTGTTTGACTCCTGATTTTCGTGGTGATCTGGCATCAGTGGAGAAAGTTGCTTTGTCTGGGCTTGATGTTTATGCTCATAATGTAGAGACCGTCAAAGAGTTGCAAAG GTTTGCACGTGACCCCCGTGCGAACTTCAACCAATCGCTGAGCGTTTTACGTCATGCCAAAAAGGTGAAACCCAGTTTGCTCACCAAAACTTCACTCATGCTGGGGCTCGGAGAGACAGACTCACAGATACATGCTACATTGAATG AATTGAGGGACTCTGGAGTGGACTGCTTAACATTGGGGCAGTACATGCAGCCAACCAAACGTCACCTCAAG GTGGAAGAGTACGTTACTCCTGACAAGTTTGCATATTGGGAGAAAGTTGGCAAGGAGTTGGGCTTCATCTACACAGCCAGCGGTCCACTTGTGCGTTCCTCTTACAAAGCAG GCGAGTTTTTCTTGAAGAATCTGCTGGAAAAGAGGAAGACTGCAGGGGCAAAAGCAACAGAGGATTAA
- the ugdh gene encoding UDP-glucose 6-dehydrogenase gives MYVCVCVRCLSLCVEYIVVNSFESKSHLKEEPYLHTALKHIEFIQTLLGDKMFQIKKICCIGAGYVGGPTCSVIASMCPEITVTVVDVNATRINAWNSDTLPIYEPGLNEVVMSCRGKNLFFSTDIDSALKEADLIFISVNTPTKTYGMGKGRAADLKFIEACARRIVEVSDGYKIVTEKSTVPVRAAESIRRIFDANTKPSLNLQVLSNPEFLAEGTAVKDLKEPDRVLIGGDETPEGQRAISALCAVYEHWVPKSRIITTNTWSSELSKLAANAFLAQRISSINSISALCESTGADVEEVAKAIGMDQRIGSKFLKASVGFGGSCFQKDVLNLVYLCEALNLPEVASYWQQVIDMNEYQRKRFACRIIDCLFNTVTGKKIALLGFSFKKDTGDTRESSSIYISKYLMDEGAKLHIYDPKVLKEQIIQDLSQPSISGDNPERVSDLVTITKDPYEACESAHALVICTEWDMFKDLDYEKIYHKMLKPAFIFDGRRVLDHLHGQLQNFGFQIETIGKKVTTRIPFTPSGVPRLEPPTKKAKA, from the exons atgtatgtgtgtgtgtgtgtgcgctgtTTGAGTTTATGTGTTGAGTATATAGTAGTTAATTCATTCGAGAGCAAGTCACATCTGAAAGAGGAGCCTTACTTGCATACTGCACTGAAACACATTGAGTTCATTCAAACTTTACTGGGAGACAAG ATGTTTCAGATTAAAAAGATTTGCTGTATAGGAGCCGGGTATGTTGGTGGTCCAACATGTAGTGTAATTGCCAGCATGTGTCCCGAGATTACAGTGACAGTGGTGGATGTTAATGCGACCCGGATCAATGCCTGGAACTCTGATACGTTGCCCATCTATGAG CCAGGTTTGAATGAGGTGGTGATGTCATGTCGTGGAAAAAACCTCTTCTTCTCTACGGACATTGACTCTGCCCTTAAAGAGGCAGATCTGATCTTCATTTCT GTAAACACTCCCACTAAGACATACGGTATGGGCAAGGGTCGCGCTGCTGACCTGAAGTTTATTGAGGCGTGTGCACGGCGAATCGTGGAGGTGTCGGATGGGTATAAAATCGTTACGGAAAAGAGCACGGTGCCGGTTCGTGCAGCTGAGAGCATCCGCAGGATATTTGATGCAAACACCAAACCCAGTCTCAACTTACAG GTTCTCTCTAACCCAGAGTTCCTTGCGGAGGGTACGGCAGTGAAAGACCTGAAGGAGCCAGATCGTGTTCTGATAGGTGGAGATGAGACTCCAGAGGGTCAAAGGGCCATCAGTGCTCTTTGTGCTGTATATGAGCACTGGGTCCCCAAGTCACGCATCATCACTACCAACACCTGGTCCTCAGAGCTTTCCAAACTG GCAGCGAATGCGTTCTTAGCCCAGCGAATCAGTAGCATCAACTCCATCTCTGCCCTGTGTGAATCAACTGGTGCTGATGTTGAGGAGGTGGCCAAAGCCATCGGCATGGATCAAAGAATCGGGAGCAAATTCCTTAAAGCCAGCGTAG GTTTTGGAGGAAGTTGTTTTCAGAAGGATGTGCTGAATTTGGTGTATCTATGCGAGGCGCTAAATCTTCCAGAAGTTGCTTCGTATTGGCAACAG GTGATTGACATGAACGAATATCAGAGAAAGAGATTTGCCTGTCGAATCATTGACTGCCTGTTTAACACCGTTACTGGGAAGAAAATCGCCTTGTTAGGTTTCTCCTTTAAAAAGGACACAGGAGACACAAG AGAGTCGTCCAGCATTTACATCTCTAAATATCTGATGGACGAAGGAGCCAAGCTGCATATTTATGATCCTAAAGTACTGAAGGAGCAGATAATCCAGGATCTGTCCCAACCCAGCATCTCTGGAGACAACCCAGAGAGAG TGTCTGATCTGGTAACTATTACAAAAGACCCATATGAAGCATGCGAAAGCGCACATGCACTGGTCATCTGCACGGAGTGGGACATGTTTAAG GATCTGGACTACGAGAAAATATATCACAAGATGCTGAAACCAGCATTTATCTTTGATGGCAGACGAGTCCTGGACCACCTGCATGGCCAACTCCAGAACTTCGGCTTTCAG ATTGAGACCATCGGAAAGAAGGTGACCACCCGGATTCCCTTTACCCCCTCTGGAGTGCCACGACTTGAACCACCCACCAAAAAAGCCAAGGCCTGA